In the Quercus lobata isolate SW786 chromosome 5, ValleyOak3.0 Primary Assembly, whole genome shotgun sequence genome, one interval contains:
- the LOC115990341 gene encoding uncharacterized protein LOC115990341: MARGRKKKEYRNWLGLPNDLTVSILQRLGAIYLLDINIEIMWKHAIDRSCEISTSTTLPPTNPSSTSPKAKLPLLEELDMMISSTSEELLKALKAFGRYCPLLKSLKWNQLWDGNLAFA, from the exons ATGGCTCGAGGACGGAAGAAAAAGGAGTACCGGAACTGGCTGGGTCTCCCAAATGACTTGACGGTGTCGATTCTCCAGAGGCTGGGCGCAATCTATCTCTTAGATATCAACATCGAGATAATGTGGAAGCACGCCATCGATCGCAGTTGCGAGATATCAACATCGACTACTTTGCCTCCGACCAACCCCTCCTCTACATCACCcaaag CAAAACTTCCATTATTGGAGGAGCTAGACATGATGATTTCTTCAACGTCAGAAGAACTTTTGAAAGCTTTGAAAGCTTTTGGGCGCTATTGTCCTCTTTTGAAATCATTAAAATGGAACCAGCTTTGGGATGGCAACCTCGCATTCGCATAG